A stretch of Halomonas elongata DSM 2581 DNA encodes these proteins:
- the phrB gene encoding deoxyribodipyrimidine photo-lyase translates to MPPSLIWFRSDLRVHDNTALAAAASEGPVVAVFLRSTAQWLEHGHGANKLDFWHRGVLALRAALHGLGIPLLHRDIDDFAAAPDALLALARETGARRLHFNHEYPLNERRRDASVVDAFEAAGLSAVGHHDGVAFAPGELRTGKGDFYGIFTPFAKAWHRQVTPERLALRDLPAIQASLPVASDPEPELPALDTAPAAPENWPAGENAAADRLERFLRWRARHYAERRDFPAESGTSSLSPYLALGMISHRQCLQAALAENDGGLAEGDAGLTAWVNELIWREFYQHVVVGFPEVCRHRAFQAHTEALPWRDDTSAWRAWTEGRTGYPLVDAAMRQLRATGWMHNRLRMVTAMFLAKHLLIDWRHGERFFLHHLVDGEFAANNGGWQWAASTGTDAVPYFRIFNPITQSRRFDPDGRFIAEWLPELADLPAKERHDPSPEQRAARRYPMPIVEHRAARARALEAFKGLGPEEARQGHESPPAHPETRQPARAACIRRTRTVD, encoded by the coding sequence ATGCCCCCCAGTCTGATCTGGTTTCGCAGCGATCTGCGCGTGCACGACAACACTGCCCTGGCCGCCGCCGCTTCGGAAGGCCCTGTGGTGGCCGTTTTCCTGCGCAGCACAGCCCAGTGGCTAGAACATGGCCACGGCGCCAACAAGCTGGACTTCTGGCATCGCGGTGTCCTCGCCCTGCGGGCTGCCCTCCACGGGCTGGGGATACCTCTGCTGCACCGCGATATCGACGACTTCGCCGCCGCGCCGGATGCCTTGCTGGCCCTGGCCCGCGAGACCGGCGCCCGCCGACTGCATTTCAATCACGAGTATCCGCTCAACGAGAGGCGGCGCGATGCCAGCGTCGTCGACGCCTTCGAGGCCGCCGGGCTCAGCGCCGTCGGCCACCATGATGGGGTCGCCTTTGCGCCGGGGGAGCTGCGCACCGGCAAGGGCGATTTCTATGGCATCTTCACGCCCTTCGCCAAGGCCTGGCATCGGCAGGTGACACCCGAGCGCCTCGCTCTGCGCGATCTACCCGCCATCCAGGCGTCCTTGCCCGTCGCCAGCGACCCGGAGCCCGAACTCCCGGCGCTCGACACAGCACCCGCCGCTCCGGAAAACTGGCCCGCCGGCGAGAACGCCGCCGCCGATCGCCTGGAACGCTTCCTGCGCTGGCGCGCTCGTCACTATGCCGAGCGGCGGGACTTCCCCGCCGAGAGCGGCACCAGCAGCCTTTCGCCTTACCTGGCACTGGGCATGATCTCCCATCGCCAGTGCCTGCAGGCGGCGCTCGCCGAGAACGACGGGGGACTCGCCGAAGGCGACGCCGGCCTGACCGCCTGGGTCAACGAGCTGATCTGGCGGGAGTTCTATCAGCACGTCGTGGTCGGCTTTCCCGAGGTATGCCGTCATCGCGCCTTCCAGGCACACACCGAGGCACTGCCGTGGCGCGACGACACCTCGGCATGGCGAGCATGGACCGAGGGGCGTACGGGTTATCCACTGGTCGATGCTGCCATGCGCCAGCTACGCGCCACCGGCTGGATGCACAATCGGCTGCGCATGGTCACGGCCATGTTTCTCGCCAAGCACCTGCTCATCGACTGGCGCCACGGCGAACGCTTCTTTCTGCACCATCTGGTGGATGGCGAATTCGCCGCCAACAACGGCGGCTGGCAGTGGGCCGCCTCCACCGGCACCGATGCCGTGCCCTATTTTCGCATCTTCAATCCCATCACCCAGTCGCGTCGCTTCGACCCCGACGGGCGCTTCATCGCCGAGTGGCTACCCGAACTGGCCGACCTGCCCGCCAAGGAGCGCCATGATCCATCCCCCGAACAACGCGCGGCCAGACGCTATCCCATGCCGATCGTCGAGCACCGTGCCGCACGCGCCAGAGCGCTCGAAGCCTTCAAGGGGCTGGGCCCGGAAGAGGCCCGTCAGGGGCATGAGTCGCCACCCGCACACCCTGAAACGAGGCAACCGGCCCGCGCGGCGTGCATTCGACGAACGCGAACAGTAGACTAG
- the fabA gene encoding 3-hydroxyacyl-[acyl-carrier-protein] dehydratase FabA, which yields MTKQHSFDREALLACSRGELFGPGNAQLPAPNMLMLDRIAHIHEEGGEYGKGEVIAELDIHPDLWFFDCHFPGDPVMPGCLGLDAMWQLVGFYLGWLGHPGRGRALGCGEVKFSGQIHPDAERVTYRINIKRIITRRLILGMADGTLAVDGRDIYQANDLRVGLFTSTANF from the coding sequence GTGACCAAGCAACATTCCTTTGATCGCGAAGCACTGCTGGCATGCAGCCGTGGCGAGCTGTTTGGCCCCGGCAACGCCCAACTGCCGGCACCCAACATGCTGATGCTCGATCGCATCGCACACATCCATGAAGAGGGTGGCGAATACGGCAAGGGCGAAGTGATCGCCGAGCTGGATATCCACCCGGATCTATGGTTCTTCGACTGCCACTTTCCCGGCGACCCGGTGATGCCGGGCTGCCTGGGCCTCGACGCCATGTGGCAGCTGGTCGGCTTCTACCTGGGCTGGCTGGGGCATCCGGGACGTGGCCGCGCGCTGGGCTGTGGCGAGGTCAAGTTCAGTGGTCAGATACACCCCGATGCCGAGAGGGTGACCTATCGTATCAACATCAAGCGCATCATCACCCGGCGCCTGATTCTGGGTATGGCCGACGGCACTCTGGCTGTCGACGGCCGCGACATCTATCAGGCCAACGACCTGCGGGTCGGCCTGTTCACCTCCACCGCGAATTTCTGA